A window of Aerococcus urinae contains these coding sequences:
- a CDS encoding ABC transporter permease: MDLMISSVSQGMMWSILAIGVYITFRILGLADLSAEGSFPLGAAVCAKLLVSQVHPFLAVLAALLAGALAGFLTGFMTTKMKIPALLAGILTMTGLYSINLRVMGQANTPLLGEKTLLTFLENMGLSTTWSPFLLGLLTVVLIVLILVIFMGTEYGLSLIATGDNALMAEANGIRTDHVQLVGYMISNALIALSGALIAQYNGYGDLSMGTGTIVIGLAAIVIGEVLLKQVKLPVRLLSIVLGAIIYRVIIDLIMKYIPILPSDIKILSAIVLAIILWGPQVEWKTKKSPSLNH, from the coding sequence ATGGATTTAATGATATCTAGTGTTTCACAGGGAATGATGTGGTCAATTTTGGCCATTGGAGTATATATTACTTTTAGAATCTTAGGCTTAGCCGACTTATCCGCAGAGGGAAGTTTCCCTCTGGGAGCGGCAGTCTGTGCTAAATTATTAGTTAGCCAAGTTCATCCCTTTTTAGCGGTTTTAGCGGCTCTTCTAGCTGGCGCTCTGGCTGGTTTCTTAACTGGTTTTATGACGACAAAGATGAAAATTCCGGCTCTCTTAGCAGGGATCTTGACCATGACTGGTCTTTATTCCATCAACTTAAGAGTCATGGGTCAAGCCAATACTCCCTTACTAGGAGAAAAAACCTTGTTAACTTTCTTGGAAAACATGGGTCTATCAACAACTTGGTCACCCTTCTTACTGGGCTTATTAACTGTCGTTCTTATTGTTTTAATCCTTGTGATTTTTATGGGAACGGAGTACGGATTGAGTTTGATAGCAACTGGAGATAATGCTTTGATGGCTGAAGCTAACGGGATTCGAACAGACCACGTTCAATTAGTTGGCTATATGATTTCAAATGCCCTCATCGCTCTATCGGGAGCTTTAATTGCTCAATATAACGGCTACGGGGATTTATCGATGGGGACAGGAACGATCGTTATTGGACTAGCTGCTATTGTGATCGGCGAAGTTTTATTAAAACAAGTCAAGCTTCCTGTACGTTTACTATCCATTGTTTTAGGAGCGATTATCTATCGGGTGATTATCGACTTGATCATGAAATATATTCCAATTTTGCCAAGTGACATTAAGATCCTATCAGCCATCGTCTTAGCGATTATCCTCTGGGGACCACAAGTAGAATGGAAGACTAAAAAAAGCCCGAGCTTAAATCATTAA
- a CDS encoding P-II family nitrogen regulator: MNKEPVLFLAIVKEGMASRLLKRAKQAGASGGTIIRAYGTVQSNLLRSLGLQGAEREIFLTIVPKEKEADIHAHLEDALKLKKKGTGVLFSFDVSSYLGNQNHSYLFNEADQGSKDQLLVTIVQRDLADQVVDAARDEGAKGATILHGRGSGAHEKSTIFSIQIEPEKEIVWMVLPANKIKQVTDNISETMKITEPGHGLIFSLPISSVSGLIGQGKKA, encoded by the coding sequence GTGAATAAAGAACCGGTTTTATTTTTAGCCATTGTTAAAGAAGGTATGGCTAGCCGTCTATTGAAGCGTGCCAAACAAGCTGGTGCATCAGGTGGAACGATTATTAGAGCCTATGGGACTGTTCAAAGCAACTTATTGCGGTCCTTGGGTTTACAAGGAGCTGAACGTGAAATCTTTTTAACCATTGTTCCAAAAGAAAAAGAAGCGGATATTCATGCCCATTTAGAAGATGCCTTGAAATTAAAGAAAAAAGGGACAGGTGTTCTATTTTCGTTTGATGTGTCTTCTTATTTAGGTAATCAAAACCATAGCTATCTCTTTAATGAGGCAGACCAGGGAAGCAAAGACCAGCTCCTGGTAACCATAGTACAAAGGGATTTAGCTGATCAAGTGGTTGATGCTGCCCGTGATGAAGGGGCTAAGGGAGCGACGATTTTACATGGTCGTGGAAGTGGTGCCCATGAAAAATCCACCATTTTTTCCATTCAAATTGAACCCGAAAAAGAAATTGTTTGGATGGTTCTTCCCGCTAATAAAATTAAACAAGTTACAGATAATATTTCAGAGACTATGAAAATTACGGAGCCGGGCCATGGCCTAATTTTTTCCTTGCCGATCTCAAGTGTCAGTGGCTTGATAGGTCAGGGCAAAAAAGCCTAG
- the rbfA gene encoding 30S ribosome-binding factor RbfA encodes MSTNRRVERVSQEILREVNSILRKEVKDPRVKNITITDVDLTGDLQNATIYYSTLSDSQSEHEKVQKGLDKVSGLVRSLLGQRLRIYKTPEVVFKRDESIEYGQRIDQLLAQLNKED; translated from the coding sequence ATGTCTACAAATCGTCGCGTAGAGCGAGTTAGCCAAGAAATCTTACGCGAAGTTAACTCGATTCTGCGTAAAGAAGTTAAAGATCCTCGTGTCAAAAATATTACCATTACTGATGTTGATTTAACTGGTGATTTACAAAACGCTACTATCTATTATTCCACCTTATCCGATTCACAAAGTGAGCATGAAAAAGTACAAAAGGGACTTGATAAGGTCAGCGGCTTAGTACGTTCGTTGTTAGGTCAGCGTTTACGTATTTATAAAACTCCAGAAGTGGTTTTTAAGCGTGATGAATCCATTGAATATGGTCAACGTATTGACCAGTTATTGGCTCAGTTAAATAAAGAAGATTGA
- a CDS encoding DUF1538 domain-containing protein yields MDVLIDSFKETAYSVLPVVAIVLVLSFFVVDVPANMLLAFIIGAILLMLGLTIFLTGIDVGMTPIGNHLGHYVAGNSSVKVIAVISFIIGFAVTIAEPDLLILGLQIQEATSGALSQQLVVLSVSIGVGIMIAFGVFRLLKRIALKHFFALVYGIILILAIFSEDSNIAMGFDASGATTGALTTPFILALSGSLAQRMGGKDAEDNAFGLVGAMSTGPILATLLLILLSQSNIQPAESVVEPTQNVFYAIVSSFLPTLVESIIALIPIVLLFIYMNWRHFQLDKEELMDIFKGIIYTVIGLTIFLVGVHEGFMDMGKFLGQAMAERGNLWLIITGFILGLVVVLAEPAVHVLGDQVEDVTGGYIPNKILMIALSIGVALAVGLSMLRISSDQLMVWHFLLPGFALAILLSYQVPNLFTGIAFDAGGVASGPMTATFILAFAQGAADYLPNANALDAFGVIAFVAMIPVIMVELLGLIFKIQTKTSD; encoded by the coding sequence ATGGATGTTTTAATTGATAGTTTTAAAGAAACAGCTTACTCGGTATTACCTGTGGTGGCTATTGTATTAGTGCTATCATTTTTTGTGGTTGATGTGCCAGCTAATATGTTGCTCGCTTTTATTATTGGGGCGATTTTACTCATGTTAGGATTGACGATTTTTTTAACTGGTATTGATGTGGGGATGACCCCAATTGGAAATCACTTAGGTCACTATGTTGCCGGGAATAGTTCAGTTAAGGTCATTGCAGTGATCAGTTTTATTATTGGTTTTGCAGTGACTATCGCTGAGCCAGACTTATTGATACTGGGTCTGCAAATTCAAGAGGCGACCTCAGGTGCCTTGAGTCAGCAACTAGTCGTCTTATCAGTCTCTATTGGTGTGGGGATCATGATTGCTTTTGGAGTTTTTCGACTCTTGAAACGAATTGCTTTAAAGCATTTCTTTGCACTTGTTTACGGAATTATTTTAATACTGGCTATTTTTTCTGAAGACTCTAACATTGCTATGGGATTTGACGCTTCTGGGGCGACAACAGGAGCATTAACCACTCCCTTTATTTTAGCCTTGTCAGGTTCCCTTGCCCAAAGGATGGGGGGGAAAGATGCTGAAGACAACGCCTTTGGTCTAGTCGGAGCCATGAGTACTGGACCGATCTTAGCGACACTTTTACTGATTCTATTATCGCAAAGTAATATTCAACCGGCTGAATCGGTGGTTGAACCGACACAAAATGTGTTTTATGCCATTGTATCCAGTTTTCTACCGACTCTAGTTGAATCGATCATTGCCCTTATCCCGATTGTTCTCTTATTTATTTATATGAACTGGAGACATTTCCAACTTGATAAAGAAGAATTGATGGATATTTTTAAAGGAATTATTTATACGGTGATTGGTTTAACTATTTTCCTAGTTGGTGTCCATGAAGGTTTCATGGATATGGGGAAATTCCTTGGCCAAGCCATGGCTGAAAGAGGAAATCTGTGGTTAATAATTACTGGCTTTATTCTCGGCCTAGTGGTTGTTTTAGCTGAGCCTGCTGTCCATGTCTTGGGAGATCAAGTCGAGGATGTTACGGGTGGATATATTCCTAATAAAATCCTTATGATTGCGCTATCCATAGGGGTGGCTCTAGCAGTCGGTTTATCCATGTTACGAATTTCCAGTGACCAGTTAATGGTCTGGCACTTCCTCTTACCTGGTTTTGCTTTGGCAATTCTCTTGTCTTACCAAGTCCCTAATCTATTTACTGGGATCGCCTTTGATGCTGGTGGGGTAGCCTCTGGTCCGATGACAGCTACTTTTATTTTAGCCTTTGCCCAAGGAGCAGCTGACTATCTTCCCAATGCAAATGCCTTAGATGCCTTTGGTGTGATTGCTTTTGTTGCTATGATTCCAGTGATCATGGTAGAATTACTCGGATTAATATTTAAGATTCAAACAAAGACAAGTGATTAA
- a CDS encoding ABC transporter ATP-binding protein, with translation MNELVQLKNLNKVFQTQSSKAHQVIKDLNLSIKDNDFISVIGSNGAGKSTMMNLIAGTIPLSSGQIYLADREISTLPAYKRAKMISRVFQDPQMGTAKSLSVEENLAIAYKRGHKRSFQTSITKDMREEFRSRLSTLGMGLENRMQERVSSLSGGQRQVLTLLMAVLQTPKLLLLDEHTAALDPRTSAMVMSLTQDLVSQYQLTTLMITHDMNDALSYGNRLIMLHDGQVVVDISGEEKENCSIDDLLQLFHHNVGESLNNDELLLAN, from the coding sequence ATGAATGAATTAGTTCAATTAAAGAATTTAAATAAGGTATTTCAAACTCAATCTAGTAAAGCTCATCAAGTCATTAAAGATTTAAATCTTTCGATTAAGGATAATGATTTTATCAGTGTTATTGGCAGTAATGGTGCCGGAAAATCAACCATGATGAATCTTATTGCCGGAACGATTCCCTTAAGCTCAGGGCAGATTTATTTAGCCGATCGTGAAATTTCTACTTTACCAGCTTATAAACGGGCAAAAATGATTAGTCGGGTCTTCCAAGACCCACAAATGGGAACAGCCAAGTCTTTAAGCGTAGAAGAAAACTTAGCCATTGCTTATAAGCGAGGACACAAGCGCAGCTTCCAAACATCTATTACAAAAGATATGCGTGAAGAATTCCGTTCTCGTCTAAGCACCCTAGGTATGGGCTTAGAGAACCGCATGCAAGAACGGGTAAGCTCCTTATCAGGGGGTCAACGCCAAGTCTTAACTTTACTTATGGCTGTTTTACAAACTCCAAAACTTTTACTTCTTGACGAGCATACGGCTGCCTTAGATCCTCGCACGAGTGCAATGGTAATGTCTTTAACCCAAGACTTGGTCAGCCAATATCAACTGACTACTCTGATGATTACTCATGATATGAATGATGCTCTATCATATGGCAATCGTTTAATCATGCTTCATGACGGTCAAGTAGTCGTTGATATCTCTGGAGAAGAGAAAGAAAATTGTAGCATTGACGACTTACTACAACTTTTCCATCATAATGTAGGTGAAAGCCTTAATAATGATGAGTTATTATTAGCTAACTAA
- the rimP gene encoding ribosome maturation factor RimP, which yields MAKVTDQVKALIEADINEMGYQLFDITFSKEGKDWYLRIYIDKNDGITIADCVKASEKISEILDNVEDDPIPQAYYLEVSSPGAERPLNNDNAIQQAIGKWVHLNFYHEIDGSKFVEGRLLEASEQYFTLEVKDKTRWLVQDFPRKSVSLIRLAIEF from the coding sequence ATGGCTAAAGTTACTGACCAAGTGAAAGCATTAATTGAAGCTGATATTAATGAAATGGGATATCAATTATTTGATATTACTTTTTCCAAAGAGGGTAAGGATTGGTATTTACGCATCTACATCGATAAGAATGACGGCATAACGATCGCTGATTGTGTCAAAGCGAGCGAAAAGATTTCTGAAATCTTAGATAATGTCGAAGACGACCCTATTCCCCAAGCTTACTACCTAGAAGTGTCTTCTCCTGGAGCGGAACGTCCTTTGAATAATGACAATGCTATCCAACAAGCAATTGGTAAATGGGTTCATTTAAATTTCTATCATGAAATCGATGGTAGTAAATTTGTTGAAGGACGTCTTTTAGAAGCTAGTGAACAATACTTTACTTTAGAAGTAAAAGATAAGACCCGATGGTTAGTTCAAGACTTTCCGCGTAAAAGCGTGTCTTTAATTCGTTTAGCAATAGAATTTTAA
- a CDS encoding L7Ae/L30e/S12e/Gadd45 family ribosomal protein: MNKRLNLLGLAQVAGGLISGESSVIEAVQNGKARHVIAATDLSERSLKAIKNKCDFYQVPLSLEFTQAEISQALGKKRSVCAFTNQGFAKKFN; this comes from the coding sequence ATGAATAAACGCTTAAATCTTTTAGGACTTGCCCAGGTTGCTGGTGGTTTGATCAGTGGAGAAAGCAGTGTTATTGAAGCCGTTCAAAACGGCAAGGCCCGTCACGTCATCGCAGCGACAGATTTAAGTGAGCGTTCATTAAAAGCCATTAAGAACAAATGTGATTTTTACCAAGTTCCCTTGAGTTTAGAATTTACCCAAGCAGAGATAAGCCAAGCCCTCGGTAAGAAGCGGTCAGTTTGCGCTTTTACTAACCAAGGCTTTGCTAAAAAATTTAATTGA
- a CDS encoding ABC transporter substrate-binding protein, with protein sequence MMKKYLRYITAGLLTCVLAACSNQGNESSTKKVDVGIIQYMEHDSLQRAKEGFQDSLKEAGYEEGKNLAIEFHNSQGDQSNLQSITQQLKGKKDLILSIATPAAQAMLNTDKETPQLFTAVTDPVGAKLVESMEKPGKNMTGTSDMAPVADVVDLLLKADPSIKTIGILYNSSEVNSEVQYEQAKEYIESKGLKVESMTVTSTNDVQQATKILAEKVDGIYLPTDNTIANTIQTIGKVLMETKTPSVAAFDAAIEGSLCAYGVDYYKLGQQTGNMAVEILKDNKKPEDIPVEMSKDLVVKVNDEMAAALGMDSEELKARLKG encoded by the coding sequence ATGATGAAAAAATATTTACGTTATATTACAGCAGGTTTATTAACATGTGTATTAGCCGCTTGTTCCAATCAAGGTAATGAAAGCAGTACTAAAAAGGTCGATGTGGGGATTATCCAATATATGGAACACGATTCCCTACAAAGAGCTAAGGAAGGCTTCCAAGATAGTCTGAAAGAAGCTGGCTATGAAGAAGGAAAGAATTTAGCGATTGAATTCCATAATTCTCAAGGCGACCAATCCAACTTGCAAAGCATTACCCAACAATTAAAGGGTAAAAAGGACCTGATTTTAAGTATAGCTACTCCTGCTGCCCAAGCTATGCTAAACACTGACAAGGAGACCCCGCAATTATTTACGGCTGTTACTGATCCGGTCGGCGCTAAATTAGTCGAGAGTATGGAAAAACCGGGTAAAAATATGACCGGTACCAGTGATATGGCCCCGGTTGCTGATGTCGTTGATTTATTATTAAAGGCTGATCCATCCATTAAAACCATTGGGATTTTATATAATTCAAGTGAAGTAAACTCAGAAGTCCAATATGAACAAGCTAAAGAATATATCGAATCCAAGGGCTTAAAAGTCGAAAGTATGACAGTGACATCAACTAATGACGTGCAACAAGCAACTAAAATCTTAGCAGAAAAAGTAGATGGTATCTACCTACCAACCGATAATACCATTGCTAATACCATTCAAACTATTGGTAAGGTCCTAATGGAGACCAAGACGCCATCAGTTGCTGCTTTCGATGCTGCTATCGAAGGTTCCCTATGTGCCTATGGGGTAGATTACTATAAATTAGGACAACAAACAGGGAACATGGCAGTAGAAATTCTTAAGGACAATAAAAAACCAGAAGACATCCCAGTGGAAATGTCTAAGGACCTAGTCGTTAAAGTAAATGATGAAATGGCTGCTGCCTTAGGCATGGACAGTGAAGAATTGAAGGCGCGTTTGAAAGGCTAG
- the rnpM gene encoding RNase P modulator RnpM: MKKRKIPMRRCVVSNEQFPKKELIRVVRTPEGEVAIDPSGKMNGRGAYVATDPDLVQKAWDKHILDKHLEVAIDDAFYSELKDYADHMQARKELYGNE; this comes from the coding sequence ATGAAAAAGCGCAAAATACCGATGCGTCGGTGTGTTGTGTCTAATGAGCAATTTCCAAAAAAAGAGTTAATTCGGGTTGTCCGTACACCAGAGGGCGAAGTCGCTATTGACCCGAGTGGGAAAATGAATGGACGAGGTGCCTATGTCGCTACTGACCCTGACTTAGTTCAAAAGGCATGGGATAAGCACATACTAGATAAGCACTTGGAAGTTGCTATTGATGACGCTTTTTATAGTGAATTAAAAGATTACGCTGACCATATGCAAGCTAGAAAAGAGCTATATGGCAATGAATAA
- the nusA gene encoding transcription termination factor NusA, with protein MSKQLIQAFEMLEQEKGISKDTIIDAVQSALVFAYKRNFDQAQNVEVVFDDKKGSFHVYSVKEVVETVMDSNLEVSLEDALEINRGYEIGDKIRFEVTPEDFGRIAAQTAKQVITQRLREAEREIIYEEFIDYEDDLLTGTVERQDRRYIYVNLGKIEAVLTPEGQIPGEYFQPHDRIQVYVERVENTTKGPQIYVSRTHPNMLKRLFEQEVPEIYDGTVEIRAIAREAGDRSKLAVYSNDPNVDPVGTCVGPRGSRVQTVVNELKGENMDIIEWDEDPAVLIANALNPADVLAVHFVPNEQACVVVVPDNHLSLAIGKRGQNARLAAKLTGYKIDIKSETEYEDYQDSEEYKEKFLQDQNSEAESEEVESLLNDVNVEEELMSDPAALASDSLVSEETDPLLSEVSADDQAGFENYDEENIHPDDMEEIVSDVEESDEVTYDELLDEGQDLEKE; from the coding sequence ATGAGCAAACAACTAATTCAAGCCTTTGAAATGTTAGAACAAGAAAAAGGAATATCTAAGGATACCATCATTGACGCAGTGCAATCAGCGCTGGTCTTTGCCTACAAGCGAAATTTTGACCAGGCACAAAATGTCGAAGTTGTTTTTGATGATAAAAAGGGGAGTTTCCACGTTTATTCAGTGAAAGAAGTTGTGGAAACGGTGATGGACTCTAATTTAGAAGTTTCCCTAGAGGATGCCTTGGAAATCAATCGTGGTTACGAAATTGGTGATAAAATTCGCTTTGAAGTCACACCAGAAGATTTTGGACGTATCGCTGCACAAACAGCTAAGCAGGTCATTACCCAACGTTTACGTGAAGCAGAACGTGAAATCATTTATGAAGAATTTATCGATTATGAAGATGACTTGTTAACTGGGACAGTGGAAAGACAAGACCGGCGGTATATCTATGTGAATTTAGGTAAAATTGAGGCAGTTTTAACCCCTGAGGGACAAATCCCTGGAGAGTATTTCCAACCCCATGACCGTATCCAAGTTTATGTGGAAAGGGTTGAAAATACTACAAAGGGACCTCAAATTTACGTGAGTCGTACCCATCCTAATATGCTAAAACGCTTATTTGAGCAGGAAGTGCCAGAAATTTACGATGGAACCGTTGAAATTCGGGCAATTGCTAGAGAAGCAGGCGATCGGTCCAAGCTAGCCGTTTATTCTAATGACCCTAATGTGGATCCGGTGGGAACCTGTGTGGGTCCTAGAGGTAGCCGGGTGCAAACAGTGGTTAATGAACTAAAGGGTGAAAATATGGATATTATCGAATGGGATGAGGATCCTGCGGTTCTTATTGCCAATGCTTTAAATCCTGCTGATGTTCTCGCTGTTCACTTTGTTCCTAATGAACAGGCTTGTGTAGTCGTTGTTCCGGATAATCATTTGTCTTTAGCCATTGGTAAGCGGGGGCAAAACGCTCGTCTAGCAGCTAAGTTAACGGGTTATAAGATTGATATTAAGTCTGAAACCGAGTATGAAGACTATCAAGATTCTGAAGAATACAAAGAAAAATTTTTACAAGATCAAAATTCTGAAGCTGAAAGTGAAGAAGTCGAAAGCCTCTTAAACGATGTTAATGTAGAGGAAGAACTCATGAGTGATCCGGCTGCTCTAGCTAGTGATTCTCTTGTTAGCGAGGAAACTGATCCTTTATTATCAGAAGTCTCTGCAGATGACCAAGCTGGCTTCGAAAATTATGATGAAGAAAATATCCATCCTGATGATATGGAAGAAATTGTTTCAGATGTTGAGGAATCCGATGAAGTGACTTACGATGAATTGTTGGATGAAGGTCAAGATCTTGAAAAAGAATAG
- the infB gene encoding translation initiation factor IF-2, protein MSKKRVYEYAKEKNISSKELLASAKKAGLSYTSHMSSMTDEDIQTMEKYFEKEKSQPKQKESSQEKQGNKPSQSEKAGKRQEKHSNPNKGEKKPANKQEEKGQDHKKKDGQSGKNSQTNANKKANKKNNKKNRRKNNKQSKYEDKHLKHNQRKKVQHNNSSAPNRKKKESPEKIEFTDGMTVAELAKKIKRSPADIIKSLMMLGVMANQNQALDSDTIQLILAEYGIEAEEKVIIDPTDFDHYFEEAKEEKADNLEERPAVVTIMGHVDHGKTTLLDYLRHANVVEGEAGGITQHIGAYQVHANDKEITFLDTPGHAAFTTMRSRGADVTDIVVIVVAADDGVMPQTVEAINHAKAAEVPIIVAVNKIDKPQANPDRVKQELTEYELIPEEWGGDTIFVNISAKFGENIDELLEMILLVAEVEELKANPNRNALGSVIEAELDAHRGAVATILVQEGTLHQGDAIVVGDTYGRVRTMTNDQGRRIKSAGPSTPIEITGLQEAPQAGDRFVVFDDEKTARNIGERRAQQAQELRRHQTHKVTLDNLFDTIKEGEMKTVNIIIKADVQGSVEAIASSMKKIDVEGVKVDIIHGAVGAINESDVSLAAASNAVIIGFNVRPTPTAKTQAQEEEVEIRLHNVIYNALQEVEDAMKGQLDPEYKEEITGYVTIRETYHVSKLGTIGGGYVTDGYIERNSKIRLIRDNIVIYEGQLSSLRRFQDDVKQVNKGYECGLMIEDYNDIKVDDQIEAYHMVEVKR, encoded by the coding sequence ATGTCAAAAAAACGTGTCTATGAATATGCAAAAGAAAAAAATATTTCTAGTAAGGAGTTATTAGCTAGCGCTAAAAAGGCTGGATTATCCTACACTAGCCATATGTCTTCGATGACTGATGAAGACATCCAAACTATGGAAAAGTATTTTGAAAAGGAAAAAAGTCAGCCAAAGCAAAAAGAGTCTAGCCAAGAGAAACAAGGCAATAAGCCATCTCAGTCTGAAAAAGCTGGTAAGAGACAAGAAAAGCATAGTAATCCTAACAAAGGCGAGAAAAAACCAGCGAATAAGCAAGAAGAAAAAGGTCAAGACCATAAAAAGAAAGACGGTCAATCCGGCAAGAATAGCCAAACAAATGCTAATAAAAAGGCTAATAAGAAAAACAATAAAAAGAATCGCCGTAAAAATAACAAGCAATCAAAATATGAAGACAAGCATTTAAAACATAATCAACGTAAAAAAGTGCAACATAATAATTCTTCAGCCCCCAACCGCAAGAAAAAAGAAAGTCCAGAAAAAATTGAATTTACTGATGGCATGACCGTCGCTGAGTTAGCTAAAAAAATCAAACGATCTCCAGCTGATATCATTAAGAGTTTGATGATGCTTGGTGTCATGGCCAACCAAAACCAAGCTTTGGATTCAGATACCATTCAATTAATTTTAGCTGAATATGGCATTGAAGCTGAAGAAAAGGTTATTATTGACCCAACTGACTTCGACCATTATTTCGAAGAGGCTAAAGAGGAAAAAGCAGATAATTTAGAAGAACGTCCAGCTGTTGTAACCATCATGGGACACGTTGACCATGGGAAAACTACCTTACTAGATTACTTAAGACACGCCAACGTGGTTGAAGGGGAAGCTGGTGGCATTACCCAACATATTGGTGCCTACCAAGTCCATGCTAATGACAAAGAAATTACCTTCTTAGATACTCCGGGGCATGCGGCCTTTACTACTATGCGTTCACGTGGAGCTGACGTCACCGATATTGTCGTCATTGTTGTAGCAGCTGATGATGGTGTTATGCCACAAACTGTTGAAGCCATTAACCATGCAAAGGCAGCCGAAGTCCCTATTATCGTGGCAGTTAATAAAATTGATAAACCACAAGCTAACCCTGACCGTGTTAAACAAGAATTAACCGAGTATGAGTTGATTCCAGAAGAGTGGGGTGGCGATACCATTTTTGTTAATATTTCAGCTAAGTTTGGTGAAAATATTGATGAATTACTTGAAATGATTCTCTTAGTGGCTGAAGTTGAAGAACTTAAAGCTAACCCTAATCGCAACGCCCTTGGTTCTGTGATTGAAGCGGAATTAGATGCCCATCGTGGTGCTGTAGCGACTATTTTGGTTCAAGAAGGAACTTTACACCAAGGAGACGCTATTGTTGTAGGGGATACTTACGGCCGGGTTCGTACGATGACTAACGATCAAGGTCGTCGAATTAAGTCAGCTGGTCCTTCAACGCCAATTGAAATTACCGGTCTACAAGAAGCCCCTCAAGCAGGCGACCGTTTTGTGGTCTTTGATGATGAAAAGACTGCTAGAAATATTGGTGAACGTCGTGCTCAACAAGCTCAAGAATTACGCCGCCATCAAACCCATAAGGTGACCCTCGATAATCTGTTTGATACGATTAAAGAAGGCGAAATGAAGACCGTTAATATTATTATTAAGGCCGATGTCCAAGGCTCTGTTGAAGCCATCGCCTCCAGTATGAAGAAAATTGATGTTGAAGGTGTTAAGGTTGATATTATTCATGGCGCTGTCGGTGCTATTAACGAGAGTGATGTATCCTTAGCGGCAGCTTCTAATGCAGTTATTATTGGTTTCAATGTCAGACCAACGCCAACAGCTAAGACCCAAGCCCAAGAAGAAGAAGTCGAAATTCGTCTTCATAACGTGATCTACAATGCGCTTCAAGAAGTTGAAGACGCAATGAAAGGTCAGTTAGATCCAGAATATAAAGAAGAAATTACGGGTTATGTAACCATTCGGGAAACCTACCATGTTTCTAAATTAGGAACTATCGGTGGAGGTTATGTCACGGATGGTTATATCGAAAGAAACAGTAAAATTCGTTTAATTCGCGATAATATTGTTATCTACGAAGGCCAATTATCTTCCCTACGTCGTTTCCAAGACGATGTTAAACAAGTTAACAAAGGCTATGAATGTGGGTTAATGATTGAAGACTATAACGATATTAAAGTGGATGATCAAATCGAAGCCTACCATATGGTAGAAGTGAAGCGTTAA
- a CDS encoding P-II family nitrogen regulator, which yields MQEMIITIVDHKYGRDVIKTAREAGAVGATVVKGRGAGYRDYEAAFDVTIEEEKDIVLMVVDSEKVSAISQAIVEKMNLRSPNSGITFSLPVNNTTGLLREIE from the coding sequence ATGCAAGAAATGATTATTACCATTGTTGACCATAAATATGGTCGCGATGTGATCAAAACTGCCCGGGAAGCGGGAGCTGTTGGAGCTACTGTCGTTAAGGGACGTGGAGCGGGTTACAGAGATTATGAAGCCGCCTTTGATGTCACCATCGAAGAAGAAAAGGATATTGTCTTAATGGTGGTAGATAGTGAAAAGGTAAGTGCCATTTCCCAGGCTATTGTAGAAAAAATGAACCTGAGATCACCAAATTCAGGAATTACCTTTTCCCTACCTGTCAATAATACGACTGGTTTATTGCGTGAAATTGAATAA